The following proteins come from a genomic window of Synechococcus sp. BIOS-E4-1:
- a CDS encoding DUF3750 domain-containing protein: protein MFDHPMLKVELRAARIPGLPGLAADHYWLLVIRGAEASDLQTCDRWEIWQFARQNQSCWGHLHKNLLAPCQGVGSGPSHLIEQWMGDDALSMAAKIESSPSNYPFKESYRYWPGPNSNTFAQWIVREKMNLGKRAVGKSFPVPDTI from the coding sequence TTGTTCGACCACCCAATGCTGAAGGTTGAGCTTCGTGCAGCCAGAATTCCAGGATTGCCAGGCCTGGCTGCAGACCACTATTGGCTGCTCGTGATTCGTGGTGCTGAAGCCAGCGATCTACAGACTTGTGATCGCTGGGAAATCTGGCAATTCGCACGCCAGAATCAGTCCTGCTGGGGGCATCTTCACAAGAACCTTCTGGCTCCCTGCCAGGGTGTTGGCAGTGGTCCATCACATTTAATCGAGCAATGGATGGGTGATGATGCTTTGAGCATGGCGGCGAAGATTGAATCCTCCCCCAGCAACTACCCCTTCAAAGAAAGCTACAGATACTGGCCCGGCCCGAACAGCAACACGTTTGCGCAATGGATCGTTCGCGAAAAAATGAATCTCGGCAAACGAGCGGTCGGCAAAAGTTTCCCTGTTCCAGACACCATCTGA
- a CDS encoding AbrB family transcriptional regulator yields MLTGADLLSKVKELGDVSKTDLATACGYVSKKKDGSDRVNFTAFYEALLNAKGIELGGGSAGMGKGGRKLSYTAKVQGNGNLLVGKAYTAMLDLAPGDEFEIKLGKKAIRLIPVGGEEEGEE; encoded by the coding sequence ATGCTCACCGGCGCCGATCTACTGTCCAAGGTCAAAGAACTAGGTGATGTATCCAAAACTGATCTGGCAACTGCCTGTGGGTATGTCTCAAAGAAGAAAGACGGTTCTGACCGGGTGAACTTCACCGCGTTCTACGAAGCACTGCTGAATGCCAAGGGCATCGAACTCGGTGGTGGTTCTGCCGGCATGGGCAAAGGTGGTCGCAAACTCAGCTACACCGCCAAAGTGCAAGGCAACGGCAACCTCCTGGTTGGCAAGGCTTACACAGCCATGCTGGATCTTGCTCCTGGCGATGAATTCGAAATCAAGCTGGGCAAGAAGGCGATCCGCCTGATTCCTGTCGGAGGCGAGGAAGAAGGCGAGGAGTGA
- a CDS encoding DNA polymerase codes for MFDQQLLFPGADAIQPADPVPFSGKSPNGIHYIDRPDDLPDPDSMALSIGFDLETFNRRTDLWRHKASLSPSLGGEIRLAQLKTADSSSTLVIDVAVIGQPAVDWLCTLARNPERMLVGHNLLFEATFLIAAGIRPLCQWWDTMLACQIIGDLPSNSLAAASAHYLHRALDKGEQSSDWGNALTASQLRYAALDAEIVLPLGRALHQQLVATQQIAVHRLDCSMISACADGQVRGLAVDMEAALQSRTKALSERERLAAEVQERLGIENYRSPDKLQNALSRHLGEPIDNTKDRTLNSFLPDPVIGQLLQLKALDQELKEVNWLLEEARLTDGRVRPHYRIIGASTGRMSTSALIRETSSHVPSDTERFKTGQRQGEPKAVKLGQCGFNFQGITGDRKKALGTGNPNSVLMDLDWSSIEIRLQASPRLYNDDGQRRILLEGIDPHSYIASQACGREISKADPERSTIGKRANFALAYGCGLSGVRKLLSRARGEQVTEMEAHKVYDAWHRLHPQMSQEMEKFSSETVTEVRSIAGRRMTFRSNQAGPDGTRAMQPLGRTNGINFPVQGSGRDLLAAALGDLWPALDRFSGVHIVGLIHDEILLEVPRDLVEEVKAVALASMTSEKLQNQYLGDIPLQAECNIAESWGEAH; via the coding sequence TTGTTCGATCAGCAACTGCTATTCCCAGGGGCTGACGCCATCCAACCGGCTGACCCGGTGCCTTTCTCCGGAAAGTCTCCCAATGGCATCCATTACATCGACAGGCCGGATGATCTGCCGGATCCCGACTCAATGGCACTATCCATTGGCTTTGATCTGGAGACGTTCAACCGTCGAACCGATCTCTGGCGACACAAGGCCAGCCTCAGCCCATCTCTCGGGGGCGAGATTCGTCTGGCTCAGCTGAAGACGGCTGACAGCAGCAGCACGCTGGTGATTGATGTGGCGGTGATCGGCCAACCGGCCGTTGATTGGCTGTGCACACTTGCGCGCAACCCTGAGCGCATGTTGGTGGGCCACAACCTCCTGTTTGAAGCCACCTTTCTGATCGCTGCAGGGATCAGACCGTTATGCCAGTGGTGGGACACGATGCTGGCCTGTCAGATCATCGGCGACTTGCCGAGCAACAGCCTGGCCGCCGCGTCTGCTCACTACCTGCATCGGGCACTCGACAAGGGTGAACAGAGCAGCGACTGGGGGAATGCCCTCACCGCCAGCCAGCTGCGCTATGCGGCTCTGGATGCCGAGATTGTTCTGCCTCTGGGGCGTGCGCTGCATCAGCAACTTGTGGCCACGCAACAGATCGCGGTACACCGGCTTGATTGCTCCATGATCAGTGCCTGCGCCGATGGTCAGGTTCGAGGTCTGGCGGTTGATATGGAGGCTGCACTCCAATCCAGAACGAAGGCTCTGAGCGAACGGGAACGGTTGGCAGCAGAGGTGCAAGAGAGACTCGGGATCGAGAATTACAGGAGTCCGGACAAGTTGCAGAACGCCCTGAGTCGTCACCTGGGCGAACCGATCGACAACACCAAAGACCGGACTCTGAACTCTTTCCTGCCCGATCCTGTGATCGGGCAACTGCTTCAGCTGAAGGCGCTGGATCAGGAACTGAAAGAAGTGAACTGGCTGCTTGAAGAAGCCAGGCTCACGGATGGCCGGGTCCGTCCCCACTACCGGATCATTGGTGCCAGCACTGGTCGCATGAGCACCAGTGCCCTGATCCGCGAAACCAGCAGTCACGTTCCCTCCGATACCGAGCGGTTCAAAACAGGCCAGAGACAAGGCGAACCCAAAGCCGTGAAACTCGGGCAGTGTGGGTTCAATTTCCAGGGCATCACCGGCGATCGCAAAAAAGCACTCGGCACCGGCAACCCCAACAGCGTGTTGATGGACCTCGACTGGTCATCCATTGAGATCCGTCTCCAGGCCAGCCCAAGGCTTTACAACGACGATGGCCAGCGCAGGATCCTGCTGGAGGGCATCGACCCGCATTCCTACATCGCCAGTCAGGCCTGCGGAAGAGAGATCAGCAAAGCGGATCCGGAGCGCTCAACGATTGGGAAACGCGCCAATTTCGCCCTGGCCTACGGCTGCGGGCTGTCAGGTGTTCGCAAATTGCTTTCCCGAGCTCGCGGTGAGCAGGTCACGGAGATGGAAGCCCACAAGGTTTACGACGCCTGGCATCGCCTGCACCCGCAGATGAGCCAGGAAATGGAGAAGTTCTCCAGCGAGACGGTGACTGAAGTGCGCAGTATTGCCGGACGACGAATGACATTCCGCAGCAACCAGGCAGGCCCGGATGGCACCAGAGCGATGCAGCCGCTGGGACGAACAAACGGAATCAACTTTCCTGTTCAGGGCTCTGGTCGCGATCTGCTCGCCGCTGCACTCGGTGACCTTTGGCCTGCGCTGGATCGCTTCTCAGGTGTTCACATCGTTGGCCTGATTCATGATGAGATTCTTCTCGAGGTTCCACGGGATCTGGTGGAGGAAGTGAAGGCCGTCGCCTTGGCCTCGATGACCTCCGAGAAGCTTCAGAACCAGTACCTGGGTGACATTCCACTGCAGGCGGAATGCAACATTGCAGAGAGCTGGGGAGAGGCTCACTGA
- a CDS encoding conjugal transfer protein TrbI — protein MTAVPVQCACPGCSCAVEEATAMRRGNQLFCSQACANGHINSEPCHGHEPCGCSCAG, from the coding sequence ATGACAGCAGTTCCTGTTCAGTGCGCCTGTCCTGGTTGCAGCTGCGCCGTTGAGGAAGCCACAGCCATGCGGCGTGGCAACCAGCTCTTCTGTTCGCAAGCCTGCGCCAACGGTCACATCAACAGCGAGCCCTGCCATGGCCATGAGCCCTGCGGTTGCAGCTGCGCCGGCTGA
- a CDS encoding chlorophyll a/b-binding protein — protein sequence MTDTTQRRFGFVNFAETWNGRLAMLGFVIGLGTELLTGQGILNQLGF from the coding sequence ATGACTGACACCACCCAACGCCGCTTTGGCTTTGTCAATTTCGCTGAAACCTGGAATGGCCGCCTGGCAATGCTCGGTTTCGTGATTGGTCTGGGCACCGAACTGCTCACAGGCCAGGGCATCCTCAATCAGCTCGGTTTCTGA
- a CDS encoding ferritin, whose protein sequence is MTNSATAQATIAIPVGPAGRAMAEPMSSEMLDLMQAHLNLERQSAAAYFAAAIWFAERELVGFAEHLRDEAKQEDQHAAKFADYLISRGQRPVLDTVEPPRQQWPDVEQVIANVFRMEADVTASVLQLYGTAEQDLDRRTSVFLDPIVDGQRLSEHEAAYLLGRVKFAAGNPAAVMIIDAELREGEAEPAKLEG, encoded by the coding sequence ATGACAAATTCAGCAACTGCTCAAGCCACCATTGCCATTCCAGTCGGTCCTGCAGGCCGCGCCATGGCCGAGCCCATGTCCAGCGAAATGCTTGATCTCATGCAGGCTCACCTCAACCTTGAGCGACAGTCCGCAGCTGCCTATTTCGCTGCTGCCATCTGGTTTGCTGAACGCGAGCTGGTCGGCTTTGCCGAGCATCTCCGCGATGAGGCCAAGCAGGAAGACCAGCACGCTGCCAAATTCGCCGATTACCTGATCTCCAGAGGTCAGCGCCCTGTGCTCGACACCGTTGAACCCCCCCGCCAGCAATGGCCTGATGTGGAGCAGGTGATCGCCAATGTCTTCCGCATGGAAGCCGACGTCACCGCCTCGGTGCTTCAGCTCTATGGCACGGCTGAGCAGGATCTCGACAGGCGCACTTCGGTGTTCCTCGATCCCATCGTTGACGGTCAGCGCCTCTCCGAGCATGAAGCCGCCTATCTGCTCGGCCGCGTCAAGTTCGCTGCCGGCAACCCTGCTGCCGTGATGATCATCGACGCCGAACTGAGGGAAGGCGAAGCCGAGCCCGCCAAGCTCGAAGGCTGA
- a CDS encoding TIGR03643 family protein, giving the protein MDLGVPDQLTAQEIDRVIEMAWEDRTPFEAIEFQFGLPESAVIALMRSELKSGSFRSWRKRVTGRRTKHGITSQSDRFRATCHK; this is encoded by the coding sequence ATGGACCTTGGAGTGCCCGACCAGCTCACTGCTCAGGAGATCGATCGTGTGATCGAGATGGCCTGGGAAGATCGCACCCCGTTCGAAGCGATCGAATTTCAGTTCGGTTTGCCGGAGTCGGCGGTGATTGCTTTGATGCGTTCTGAGCTCAAGTCCGGTTCTTTCCGTTCCTGGCGCAAGCGAGTGACCGGCCGGCGCACCAAGCACGGGATTACCAGTCAGTCCGATCGGTTCCGCGCCACCTGTCATAAATGA
- a CDS encoding SDR family NAD(P)-dependent oxidoreductase, with the protein MTTSRSSSTRSVLITGASSGIGLATAHQLLDRGWRVFAAARRLEAMEPLRSRGAEVLPLDLADEGSRRQLADVINREAGALDALVNNAGYGEAGPVETMPVERARAMFEVNVFGLIGLTQMLLPPMRERRCGRIINLSSIAGRFVTPGAGWYGASKHALEGISDALRLELHSFGVQVVLVEPGLIRTGFASNSAASLQWQALHPVWGLMMRRVGMAWDQGYRQASSPELVARTIVSALEAPRPKPRYRCGSQSEALVLQRFIPTRLWDALVRQRMIG; encoded by the coding sequence ATGACAACATCCAGATCCAGCTCAACCCGCAGTGTGCTGATCACCGGTGCCTCCAGTGGTATCGGCCTGGCCACGGCCCATCAGCTGCTCGATCGAGGTTGGCGTGTCTTTGCGGCTGCCCGCCGACTTGAGGCGATGGAGCCGTTGCGCAGCCGCGGTGCTGAGGTGCTGCCGCTTGATCTGGCTGATGAAGGGTCGCGCCGGCAGCTCGCCGATGTGATCAACCGCGAGGCAGGGGCATTGGATGCCCTGGTGAACAATGCCGGCTACGGGGAAGCGGGTCCGGTGGAGACCATGCCTGTCGAGCGTGCCAGGGCGATGTTTGAGGTCAATGTTTTCGGGCTGATCGGCCTCACCCAGATGCTGCTGCCGCCCATGCGTGAACGGCGTTGTGGTCGCATCATCAATCTTTCATCGATTGCGGGCCGTTTTGTCACGCCCGGAGCCGGCTGGTACGGCGCCAGCAAGCATGCTCTTGAGGGCATCAGTGATGCTCTGCGTCTGGAGCTGCACAGCTTCGGGGTGCAGGTGGTGCTGGTGGAGCCGGGACTGATCCGCACCGGCTTCGCGTCCAACAGTGCGGCTTCCTTGCAGTGGCAGGCATTACACCCCGTCTGGGGCCTCATGATGCGTCGTGTGGGAATGGCATGGGATCAGGGTTATCGCCAGGCTTCCTCGCCGGAGCTGGTCGCCCGCACCATCGTCTCGGCTCTGGAGGCACCCAGGCCGAAGCCCCGTTACCGCTGTGGCAGTCAGTCGGAAGCACTGGTGCTGCAGCGGTTCATCCCCACCCGGCTGTGGGATGCACTGGTGCGCCAGCGCATGATCGGTTAG
- a CDS encoding cupin domain-containing protein, whose product MANQQSIEIIRCGGLDTGNAFFSDPLTSHETLVADVTTSLHAELFCHRHQTDQLMVLSGSMDLIILQNRQFQLIRLTQNDRTWVRIPPRIPHAAIVRSDQAATVVNAVLRHGPVDPRDYQPRPIPRALMPQWLALQSLDAANRSCAGAPVHPTAGWG is encoded by the coding sequence ATGGCGAATCAACAATCAATTGAAATCATCCGATGCGGAGGCCTTGACACGGGAAATGCCTTTTTCAGTGATCCCCTGACCAGTCATGAAACGCTCGTTGCGGACGTGACAACCAGCCTGCATGCCGAGTTGTTCTGCCATCGTCACCAAACCGACCAGTTGATGGTTTTGAGTGGCAGCATGGATCTGATCATTCTTCAGAATCGCCAGTTTCAGTTAATCCGATTGACGCAAAATGATCGAACCTGGGTCCGCATTCCGCCGAGAATTCCGCATGCCGCCATCGTCCGCAGTGATCAGGCTGCAACCGTTGTGAATGCGGTGTTACGTCATGGACCGGTTGATCCACGTGACTATCAACCCAGACCAATTCCGCGCGCATTGATGCCTCAGTGGCTGGCGCTGCAGAGCCTGGACGCCGCTAACCGATCATGCGCTGGCGCACCAGTGCATCCCACAGCCGGGTGGGGATGA